One stretch of Procambarus clarkii isolate CNS0578487 chromosome 35, FALCON_Pclarkii_2.0, whole genome shotgun sequence DNA includes these proteins:
- the LOC123766462 gene encoding tigger transposable element-derived protein 7-like yields MSQGLANRAVSAKRKRSFLSIEQKLDMIEKHERGYSVTRLAAEFNVGKSTVCDIKRQKDNIRKFLASSDSGALNKRKTIKGSANTNLDEAVYKWFNQERSVGMPLGGDAIKTAADKFAQKMNIPDFRASEGWLQRFKNRHNIKNRKVCGESLSADTDSVEPFKRKLNDYIITNDLRRFQVYNADETGFNWKCLQNNTLASRLDESVPGRKVNKEKVSAMLCANADGSHRTKSAIVGKSKNPRALKNLMNKLPVVYYSSKTAWFTGDIFVDWFKKHFCKEVRDFQIKKCGVRQNDVKALLLVDNAPAHVGLDKLTSHDGRIKCMALPPNTTSLIQPMDMGVIYAMKRLYKREMNKEIMVVFESDEDKRQGTDSRGQATLERYQKYSIKEGIYNWAKVWDEVQESTLRNCWKKLLLLDHADEVTEEEMDFEGFSNDIYQELRAAGETELTLNDVEEWLDIDAVDQPIGHLTDDEIIQNVTGTVDDDGKEDEDENDSSLQSATCANALFHVEKLLDIVSQTDNPELPGFYQHLRTMKDICLKDMTQRRKQMKMSQYFSRTSSKSISTAVPSTSTAVPSTSTATVPSVQEDNVPQPLSAGTDNRSRQPQSRYHRSTNNEL; encoded by the exons ATGTCTCAAGGGCTTGCTAATCGTGCTGTATCTGCAAAGAGGAAGAGAAGTTTTTTATCCATTGAGCAGAAATTAGACATGATAGAGAAACATGAACGTGGCTACTCTGTTACTAGGCTGGCAGCAGAATTTAATGTCGGGAAAAGTACGGTGTGTGATATCAAGAGACAGAAAGATAATATTAGGAAGTTTCTTGCTTCGAGTGATAGTGGTGCATTAAATAAAAGGAAAACAATAAAAGGTTCTGCAAATACGAATTTGGATGAAGCTGTGTATAAATGGTTTAACCAGGAGCGCTCTGTGGGGATGCCACTTGGCGGCGACGCCATTAAGACAGCAGCCGATAAATTTGCACAAAAGATGAACATTCCAGATTTTCGAGCAAGTGAAGGATGGTTGCAAAGATTTAAGAATAGACATAATATTAAGAACAGGAAAGTTTGTGGAGAATCATTAAGTGCAGATACGGATTCAGTCGAGCCATTTAAGCGTAAATTAAATGATTACATAATAACAAATGATCTAAGGCGTTTTCAGGTATACAATGCCGATGAAACAGGCTTTAATTGGAAATGCTTGCAGAACAACACTTTGGCATCTAGGCTAGATGAGAGTGTTCCTGGCCGTAAGGTAAACAAAGAAAAAGTTTCTGCCATGCTGTGTGCAAATGCAGACGGAAGTCACAGAACAAAGTCCGCCATTGTGGGGAAGTCAAAAAACCCACGTGCTTTGAAAAATTTAATGAACAAGCTACCTGTGGTCTACTACAGCTCTAAAACAGCTTGGTTTACTGGAGATATTTTTGTAGACTGGTTCAAAAAACATTTTTGCAAAGAAGTTAGAGATTTTCAGATAAAGAAGTGTGGAGTGAGACAGAATGATGTCAAGGCATTACTCTTGGTTGACAATGCCCCAGCTCATGTAGGGCTCGACAAATTAACGTCACATGATGGACGCATCAAATGTATGGCCTTGCCTCCCAATACCACCTCTCTGATCCAGCCAATGGATATGGGTgttatatatgcaatgaaaaggcTCTACAAACGAGAAATGAATAAAGAAATCATGGTGGTGTTTGAGTCAGATGAAGACAAAAGACAAGGAACCGATTCGCGAGGTCAAGCAACACTGGAACGTTACCAAAAATACTCAATTAAGGAAGGTATTTACAACTGGGCTAAAGTTTGGGATGAAGTTCAAGAGTCAACATTAAGAAATTGTTGGAAAAAACTCCTGTTGCTTGATCATGCTGATGAAGTGACTGAGgaagaaatggattttgaaggattttcAAATGATATTTATCAAGAACTGCGTGCCGCTGGTGAGACGGAGTTGACGCTGAACGATGTGGAGGAGTGGTTAGATATTGATGCAGTCGATCAACCCAttggtcatttaacagatgatgagattatacaaaatgttactggcactgttgacgaCGACGGAAAGGAAGATGAGGATGAGAATGATAGCAGTTTACAATCTGCTACGTGTGCTAACGCATTGTTCCATGTTGAAAAACTCCTTGATATTGTTTCACAAACTGACAATCCAGAGCTACCAGGCTTTTATCAACACCTAAGGACGATGAAAGATATTTGTCTCAAGGACATGACACAAAgaaggaaacaaatgaaaatgagTCAATATTTTTCACGAACTAGCAGCAAATCaatcagcacagccgtacccagcaccagcacagccgtacccagcaccagcacagcc ACTGTTCCTAGTGTACAAGAAGACAACgtcccccaaccactctctgCCGGAACAGACAACCGATCTCGGCAGCCTCAATCTCGCTACCACCGGTCGACCAACAATGAACTCTAG